In one Xyrauchen texanus isolate HMW12.3.18 chromosome 18, RBS_HiC_50CHRs, whole genome shotgun sequence genomic region, the following are encoded:
- the LOC127658503 gene encoding proteoglycan 4-like — protein MNALEASGNSEGGDSNDLTGKNKSRLKSFKSRLFGKIRRKEDDSGLKQSQSESDITLGVEGSEDDQFSQGTIGSRTFSHDSIFLAEHSHTDLEPPRVLSQENIHGKIRALQMKLQQQKMHLCPPPLLLPMKRPEDFAGSSEDDGLPRSPPEMLCGEGSKSISKKFPIPPKNHSTLSLAGTGSEEEEQDSSWPLSPRPVSPSPAPLSRFSTSSVVDFNAPPQFTSLLDNSAAHHRMSIKPKNQRASTKKRLITSTESRPRSDSLNKLECSLTERVEDKGLPLVKEIRARSYSSQVLRPGERLTTSHIKSTLPVSPVMSLQSTGDSKQTENDNEISILSTSPQSLNLKELTPIASLASTTGQESKKESKCFPKSDQAQAAKPPIPLVPIDQKASEVLNSSKLLKNNQSNLVSTVNPTVRPSVTTIQEPNVMQDDKFYAVIQNKIDSLSNCGVQNAVNVEKCQSKDQYLASTQSSDNVICGVSLRPSSLMRNAPSIDEKHESKTLQPVTTVLAVGQEDHSQTKSTKQQRSVSGSFHFTVSSDKNRERPRTASFTGVVGQAGQTKEPPSPAKPPLNLKMQCQIIPQAEKRRQEQCADIPPESKTEEIAAPNPAIPITFTNLPVNSQARDVEESQDNEMQEIGVEAMEVEVQEEVEEAEEAGEDVTDVEDGKEREATNAFGVKLRYTSLSLRFRSDKAQKDRVKPLASQSDSTSCKEPENQHTSKGYIRVDTKLKNPPPQNKEHFTSTSVVSSSSPPKSVSRDQERGGYFHRQPVSEPPQSSPSPSKATKIVPSLPKEIIDLPPKENTAVSSKENTPTSTASEVSWMEMAREKTRSLQQLFTSRLPEFPGLQTTMRPTTLDTTTPQTQTSTTQANAIITQNIISQQIATQPSMKQTEVTTVPSLQPSGRSTQPATQFPPLPAHTRTSTNQPSTICTNPTQTATSQSQIDSTRELMFQSKTQICNSTTKTAQSTVTCTSNKQSTTLTANTVKQLSSTLWTPPTPPIQQSSSLRTGPVQTPKTPVQSTSPTPLLAYPHLSSSPKLTSHLFPQQSANTVSQDQPQNDGVISGKDDRVSEPQDKGNGLGDGRPTWAAGLGNKTALVQRWENQTTAATKAGEQKATTDSRTTPQSTVPLRHISRVTGTDTGLDPRAPVSSVQMRSAEREDKWQKKSVPPSSSPSSSPPLQSGLDSSQPSWMEMAKRKSLAWSDKTMD, from the exons ATGAATGCTCTGGAAGCTTCGGGAAACTCAGAGGGAGGAGACAGTAATGATTTAACAG GAAAGAACAAGTCTAGGTTAAAGTCTTTCAAGTCACGGCTGTTTGGGAAGATAAGGAGGAAAGAGGATGATAGTGGTTTGAAGCAGAGTCAGTCTGAGAGTGACATCACATTGGGTGTTGAAGGCTCAGAGGATGATCA GTTCTCCCAAGGCACGATAGGATCCCGCACATTTTCACACGACAGTATTTTCCTGGCAGAGCACAGTCATACAGACCTTGAGCCACCAAGAGTTCTGTCTCAAGAGAACATTCATGGCAAAATTCGAGCTCTGCAG ATGAAACTCCAGCAGCAGAAGATGCATTTATGTCCTCCTCCCCTGCTGTTGCCCATGAAACGTCCTGAAGACTTTGCCGGAAGTTCAGAGGATGATGGCCTTCCTCGTAGTCCCCCTGAAATGCTTTGTGGTGAAGGATCCAAGAGCATATCAAAGAAG TTTCCCATCCCTCCCAAGAACCATAGCACCTTGAGTTTAGCTGGAACAGGAAGTGAGGAGGAAGAACAG GACTCTTCCTGGCCCCTCTCCCCTCGGCCCGTTAGCCCATCACCTGCTCCCCTCTCCCGATTTTCCACAAGCTCAGTTGTGGACTTTAATGCTCCGCCCCAATTCACTTCACTCCTGGACAACTCTGCTGCTCATCACCGAATGTCAATCAAACCTAAGAACCAAAGGGCCAGTACCAAGAAGCGTTTGATCACTTCA ACTGAAAGCAGACCACGTTCTGATAGTTTGAACAAGCTGGAATGTTCATTGACAGAGAGGGTGGAAGACAAAGGGCTGCCTCTTGTTAAAGAGATCCGTGCTCGCTCATATTCCTCTCAAGTGTTACGCCCAGGAGAGAGGCTCACTACTTCTCACATCAAGAGCACCCTTCCtgtttcacctgtaatgtctctacaGAGTACTGGAGATAGTAaacaaactgaaaatgataatgaGATAAGCATCCTGTCCACATCTCCTCAGAGCCTTAACCTAAAAGAGCTAACTCCTATTGCGTCACTTGCATCCACAACAGGCCAAGAGTCTAAAAAAGAAAGTAAATGCTTTCCAAAATCAGATCAAGCCCAGGCAGCCAAACCCCCAATCCCATTGGTGCCAATCGATCAAAAGGCGAGTGAGGTACTTAATAGCTCCAAACTACTAAAGAACAACCAAAGTAACCTGGTGTCAACTGTAAACCCAACTGTAAGACCAAGTGTGACTACCATACAAGAACCAAATGTTATGCAAGATGATAAGTTTTATGCAGTAATACAAAACAAGATAGACTCATTGAGCAATTGTGGTGTTCAGAATGCAGTAAATGTAGAAAAGTGCCAATCAAAAGACCAGTACCTGGCTTCTACTCAATCTTCAGACAACGTGATTTGTGGAGTGAGTCTGAGACCATCATCTTTGATGAGAAATGCACCTTCCATAGATGAAAAGCATGAGTCCAAGACCCTTCAGCCTGTCACCACAGTGTTGGCTGTTGGTCAGGAAGATCACTCTCAGACAAAGTCCACTAAGCAGCAGAGATCGGTGTCTGGATCATTCCACTTTACTGTCTCTTCAGACAAGAATCGTGAGCGGCCAAGGACTGCAAGCTTCACTGGAGTAGTTGGGCAAGCTGGACAGACAAAAGAACCTCCATCTCCTGCCAAACCTCCTTTAAATTTGAAGATGCAGTGCCAAATTATTCCACAAGCTGAGAAAAGAAGACAAGAACAATGTGCTGACATCCCACCAGAATCAAAGACAGAAGAAATAGCAGCCCCCAATCCAGCGATACCAATAACGTTTACCAATCTACCAGTAAATTCCCAGGCCAGGGATGTGGAGGAGAGTCAGGACAATGAGATGCAGGAGATTGGGGTTGAGGCTATGGAGGTAGAGGTACAGGAGGAAGTGGAGGAGGCAGAAGAGGCAGGTGAGGATGTGACAGATGTTGAGGATGGGAAAGAGAGAGAAGCTACTAATGCTTTTGGAGTAAAGCTGCGCTACACTTCTCTTTCGTTAAGGTTCCGGTCTGACAAGGCACAAAAGGACAGGGTAAAACCTCTGGCCTCACAGTCTGATTCAACCAGCTGCAAGGAACCTGAGAACCAGCACACTAGCAAGGGCTATATCAGAGTTGATACAAAACTCAAAAACCctcctccacaaaacaaagagCACTTCACCTCAACCTCTGTAGTTTCCTCCAGTTCCCCACCAAAGAGTGTCAGTAGAGACCAAGAGAGAGGTGGCTACTTCCATAGACAGCCCG TTTCAGAACCTCCTCAATCATCACCTTCACCCAGCAAGGCCACTAAGATTGTCCCTTCACTCCCTAAAGAAATTATAGATTTGCCTCCAAAAGAGAATACAGCTGTGTCCTCTAAGGAAAACACACCAACATCTACAGCCTCTGAGGTGTCCTGGATGGAGATGGCTAGAGAGAAGACCAGAAGTCTACAACAGCTCTTTACCAGTAGATTGCCCGAGTTCCCTGGCTTACAAACAACAATGCGACCAACAACCTTGGACACAACAACACCACAAACTCAAACATCCACTACACAAGCCAATGCAATAATCACACAAAATATTATAAGCCAGCAGATAGCAACACAGCCTTCTATGAAACAAACAGAGGTGACTACAGTGCCATCTTTACAGCCCTCTGGAAGATCTACACAACCTGCTACTCAGTTTCCACCTTTGCCAGCCCACACTAGAACATCTACAAACCAACCTTCAACAATATGTACAAATCCAACTCAGACAGCCACCAGTCAGTCACAAATTGACAGTACCAGAGAACTTATGTTTCAATCAAAAACCCAAATTTGTAATTCAACTACAAAAACAGCTCAGTCAACAGTTACATGCACATCGAACAAACAATCCaccactctcactgcaaacacagttAAACAGCTATCATCAACACTATGGACACCACCAACTCCACCCATCCAACAGTCGTCATCACTGCGAACAGGACCGGTTCAAACACCAAAAACCCCTGTACAATCTACAAGTCCAACACCTCTGCTAGCTTACCCACATCTATCATCAAGCCCCAAGTTAACATCCCACCTGTTTCCCCAACAGTCTGCAAATACTGTCTCACAGGATCAACCTCAGAATGACGGGGTAATCTCAGGGAAAGATGACAGGGTGTCTGAGCCACAGGATAAGGGGAACGGGCTAGGGGATGGAAGACCAACGTGGGCAGCAGGATTAGGAAACAAGACCGCACTGGTGCAGCGCTGGGAGAACCAAACAACTGCAGCAACCAAA GCAGGTGAGCAGAAAGCTACAACAGACTCCCGAACCACACCCCAGTCAACTGTTCCTCTCAGACATATCTCAAGGGTCACTGGAACAGACACAGGATTAGACCCAA GAGCGCCAGTTTCCAGTGTTCAAATGAGGTCGGCAGAAAGAGAGGATAAATGGCAGAAGAAATCAGTGCCACCATCTTCATCACCTTCATCATCACCTCCTCTGCAGTCTGGGCTTGACAGTAGCCAGCCATCCTGGATGGAGATGGCCAAGAGGAAATCACTGGCATGGAGTGATAAGACTATGGACTGA
- the LOC127659115 gene encoding MIT domain-containing protein 1-like encodes MAQDFLPGLESSAISVLKRAVELDQSSRFQESLVCYQEGIQLLLDVLKAVKDDSKKVHYRQKIKGYMDRAEQIKEHVNKLKEEGKYHEQIKIADNSTGFSYESLFKPYIRDGLTEVWVEDPYIRHVHQLYNFLRFCEMLLKGPCQVKTIHLLTSQDEDSSPQQAIALAEIKQSLQRQNVCLDFQCSSTIHDREIRFNNGWIIKIGRGLDYFKKPKGRFSIGYCDYDLRECHETTVDIFHTKHTKMS; translated from the exons ATGGCTCAGGATTTCCTCCCAGGCTTGGAGAGCTCTGCTATCTCTGTCCTAAAGAGAGCCGTTGAGCTTGACCAGAGCTCACGCTTTCAAGAGTCTCTCGTGTGCTACCAGGAAGGGATACAGCTCCTGTTAGATGTACTGAAAG CTGTAAAAGATGACTCAAAGAAGGTCCACTACAGACAGAAGATCAAGGGCTACATGGACCGAGCAGAACAGATTAAAGAACATGTAAACAAACTGAAAGAAG AGGGTAAATATCATGAGCAGATTAAGATAGCAGACAATTCCACTGGTTTCAGCTATGAATCCCTCTTTAAACCATACATCAGAGACGGGCTGACTGAAGTCTGGGTGGAGGACCCCTACATACGGCATGTCCATCAG TTATATAATTTTCTTCGCTTCTGTGAAATGCTGCTGAAAGGCCCATGTCAAGTAAAGACTATTCACCTCCTTACCTCACAGGATGAG GACAGCTCCCCTCAGCAAGCCATTGCCCTTGCAGAAATAAAGCAGTCACTACAGAGACAAAATGTTTGTTTGGACTTTCAGTGCTCTTCTACTATTCATGATAGGGAGATCAG GTTTAATAACGGGTGGATTATTAAAATCGGCAGAGGGCTTGATTATTTCAAAAAACCAAAG GGTCGCTTCTCCATCGGATACTGTGATTATGATTTGAGAGAGTGTCATGAGACTACTGTGGACATTTTTCATACAAAACACACCAAGATGTCTTAG